The following are encoded in a window of Phaseolus vulgaris cultivar G19833 chromosome 3, P. vulgaris v2.0, whole genome shotgun sequence genomic DNA:
- the LOC137808053 gene encoding 14 kDa proline-rich protein DC2.15-like, with the protein MKPSRSSTLVLFFTINLLFFAIASGCYTCTQPKPNPLPYPNPTPAPKSCPRDALKLGVCTNVLNGPIGAVVGSPLDHPCCSVLEGLLDLEVAVCLCTAIKANILGININIPISLSLILNACEKSPPSDFQCS; encoded by the coding sequence ATGAAGCCTTCTAGATCTTCAACTCTTGTTCTTTTTTTTACCATTAACTTGCTTTTCTTTGCCATTGCAAGTGGCTGCTACACTTGTACACAGCCAAAGCCTAACCCACTCCCTTACCCTAACCCTACTCCTGCACCGAAGAGCTGTCCAAGGGACGCACTTAAGCTGGGTGTGTGCACTAACGTGCTTAATGGACCAATTGGTGCGGTGGTGGGATCACCACTGGACCACCCATGTTGCTCAGTGCTTGAAGGGCTTCTTGATCTTGAAGTTGCAGTTTGCCTCTGCACTGCCATCAAAGCTAACATACTTGGCATTAACATTAACATCCCCATTTCACTAAGCTTGATCCTTAACGCCTGCGAGAAGTCGCCACCCTCTGACTTCCAATGCAGCTAG